A stretch of the Lactuca sativa cultivar Salinas chromosome 9, Lsat_Salinas_v11, whole genome shotgun sequence genome encodes the following:
- the LOC111892837 gene encoding disease resistance protein RPV1 → MASSSIASIQKSFTYDVFLSFRGEDTRTNFIDHLYNALQQQGIYTYKDDEAIRKGKRISDELISSIKDSKFYIIVFSKNYASSAWCLDELVMIMGCHKTTEHTAYPIFYDVEPTEVRKQSGAVGKAFAKHENDEAAGKWKETLKEAADLAGWELKNTANGHEAKLIQKIIEEISLQLRSIDFNADEKLVGMETRVKDVVSSLEIGTDDVRVIGIKGMGGAGKTTLARAVFDQISFRFEAKSFVENVRENSNTSSSGLKLLQNQVLKDALFDQGINVSSVHDGKIMMKKKMRNKKTLLVLDDVDHIDQLEALAGNLNWFKPGSRIIITTRDEQVLVAHRVKLILNVNLLSRKEAIGLFSRYAFGGEIPIQGYEELSEQVVRYAAGLPLTMKILGSFLCGKNKSEWIDALERLKTISLKETLQILELSYNNLEEDYKEIFLNIACFLKRWSKHTAIDVLESCGFHATNGLKVLEQKSLITIVDERGSMHDHIEEMGRNIVRRLHPDKPEKHSRLWIDDEIKDILANDLGTKATRYIQFQLMGGNFEMVMKGLRKMKELRFVHISQNTRYNFAEERTYDNVSQYFPNALQYLRWYRYPFWSLPNTFQANDLVTLKMEWSNIKQLWEGGERKVLNKLKILDLSYSELTTLDLGSSPNLEVLSLRGCRDLVQLDTLNGCRKLKSIDLSNSKLKTIDLRPAVNLELLHLQDCNALVELHMPGKCLNLVSLTLTSSQLRTLHIGQTPNLEYLDLNNCYDLEDLHMADKCLKLTSLNISRSKLKTLDLGLTPNLKKLDLKECKNLVKLHVPIGCLEDLVYLDLTGCLRFTSFLFDERKDASSRRYESIKVGPLAELHLFAKSQETCPLHPDNTLRKFQFECFYKDDPTLTGNLAKLLSFGLCACTNPMTLSGSICGLRRLRKLKLEGYLEAPKDLDQVECLKELCFSMTNMKHLPDSICMMKHLEILRLKDCWSLEKLPEDLGRLKCLQSLTLSSAKIKRLPDSICMLKHLVFLELSDCFYLETLPEDLGQLKCLKTLYLSYAKIEHLPYSICMLKRLRKLTLLRCCSLKTLPKDLGKLERLAGLYLSSSIIKHLPDTICMLKHLKKLVLDDCSLLEKLPEGLDQLERLEQLDLGECKILQDIPIGSICKMKCLKWLDVAGTSISRLPRDICLLKGVCILGSRDLLQSCGFTSEIKTIHDKDTCFVDV, encoded by the exons ATGGCCTCTTCTTCGATTGCATCCATTCAGAAAAGCTTTACATATGATGTATTTTTGAGTTTTAGAGGTGAAGACACACGCACCAATTTCATTGATCATCTTTACAATGCTCTTCAGCAGCAAGGCATTTATACTTACAAGGATGATGAGGCAATTAGAAAAGGGAAAAGGATCAGTGATGAGCTCATCAGTTCCATTAAAGACTCAAAATTCTATATAATTGTTTTCTCGAAGAACTATGCATCTTCAGCTTGGTGCTTGGATGAGCTTGTGATGATAATGGGGTGTCACAAGACGACTGAGCATACTGCATACCCCATCTTCTATGATGTGGAACCGACAGAGGTCCGGAAACAAAGCGGGGCAGTCGGAAAAGCTTTTGCTAAACATGAAAATGATGAGGCTGCTGGGAAATGGAAAGAGACTCTAAAAGAAGCCGCAGATCTGGCTGGATGGGAGTTGAAGAACACTGCAAATGG GCATGAAGCCAAACTCATCCaaaaaattattgaagaaatttcACTACAGTTACGTTCCATTGATTTCAATGCTGATGAAAAACTAGTAGGCATGGAGACCAGGGTAAAGGATGTTGTATCATCTTTAGAAATTGGTACCGATGATGTTCGTGTAATCGGTATCAAGGGGATGGGAGGTGCTGGGAAGACAACTTTGGCCAGAGCGGTTTTTGATCAAATATCCTTTCGGTTTGAAGCTAAAAGCTTCGTTGAGAATGTTAGGGAAAATTCAAACACTTCTTCGTCTGGTTTGAAATTGTTGCAAAATCAAGTCCTTAAAGATGCCTTATTTGATCAAGGCATCAATGTGAGTAGTGTTCATGATGGGAAAatcatgatgaagaagaagatgcgtAATAAAAAGACTCTTCTTGTTCTAGATGATGTGGACCATATAGACCAGCTTGAGGCATTAGCTGGTAATCTTAATTGGTTCAAACCGGGAAGTAGAATTATCATTACAACAAGAGATGAGCAGGTGCTCGTGGCACACCGGGTGAAGTTGATTCTTAATGTCAATCTGTTATCGAGAAAGGAAGCGATTGGGCTCTTCAGTAGGTATGCATTTGGGGGAGAGATTCCAATTCAAGGGTATGAAGAGCTATCGGAACAAGTTGTACGGTATGCTGCTGGTCTTCCCTTAACGatgaaaattttgggttcatTTCTTTGTGGTAAAAATAAGAGTGAATGGATAGATGCACTAGAAAGATTAAAAACAATTTCGTTAAAGGAAACTCTTCAAATATTAGAATTAAGCTATAACAATCTGGAGGAGGATTACAAAGAAATATTCCTAAATATTGCATGCTTTCTGAAACGGTGGTCAAAACATACGGCAATTGATGTGCTTGAAAGTTGTGGATTTCATGCAACAAATGGTTTAAAAGTTCTTGAGCAAAAATCTCTCATAACTATTGTTGATGAGCGTGGCAGCATGCATGACCATATTGAAGAAATGGGCAGAAATATTGTTCGTCGTTTGCACCCAGATAAGCCTGAGAAACACAGCCGATTGTGGATTGATGATGAAATTAAAGATATATTggctaatgacttg GGTACTAAAGCAACAAGATACATACAATTCCAGTTAATGGGAGGCAATTTTGAAATGGTTATGAAGGGTCTTAGAAAGATGAAGGAACTTAGATTTGTTCACATATCTCAGAATACAAGATATAATTTTGCGGAAGAAAGGACATATGATAATGTCAGCCAATACTTTCCAAATGCTTTGCAATATCTGCGTTGGTACCGGTACCCTTTCTGGTCTTTACCCAACACATTTCAAGCTAATGATCTTGTTACACTTAAGATGGAATGGAGCAATATCAAACAACTTTGGGAAGGGGGAGAGAGAAAG GTTCTTAACAAGCTCAAGATTCTTGACCTCAGTTATTCAGAGTTGACGACCCTTGATCTTGGGTCTAGTCCAAATCTCGAGGTGTTGTCTCTAAGAGGATGTCGTGACTTGGTACAACTTGACACGCTCAATGGATGTCGAAAGCTCAAATCCATCGACCTTAGCAATTCAAAGTTGAAGACAATCGACCTTCGCCCAGCTGTGAACCTCGAGCTCTTACATCTTCAAGACTGCAACGCTTTGGTAGAACTTCACATGCCTGGTAAATGTCTGAATCTCGTATCCCTGACACTCACTAGTTCACAGTTGAGGACCCTACACATTGGACAGACTCCAAATCTGGAGTATTTAGATCTTAACAACTGTTATGATTTGGAAGACCTTCACATGGCCGATAAATGTCTAAAGCTCACATCCCTCAACATTAGTCGTTCAAAGTTGAAAACCCTTGACCTTGGGTTGACTCCAAATCTGAAGAAATTAGATCTAAAAGAATGTAAGAATCTGGTAAAACTTCATGTTCCCATTGGATGTCTAGAAGATCTTGTCTACTTGGACTTAACTGGCTGTTTGAGGTTTACATCTTTTCTGTTTGACGAAAGGAAAGATGCTTCTAGTAGAAGGTATGAATCAATCAAGGTTGGCCCTTTAGCCGAGTTACATCTGTTTGCCAAGTCCCAAGAAACATGCCCACTTCACCCCGATAATACTTTGCGAAAGTTTCAGTTTGAATGTTTTTACAAAGATGATCCCACATTGACTGGGAATCTTGCGAAGCTTCTTTCTTTTGGTCTATGTGCTTGCACAAACCCCATGACATTATCAGGAAGCATTTGTGGGTTACGGCGTTTAAGAAAGCTTAAATTGGAAGGCTATCTGGAGGCTCCCAAGGACCTTGACCAGGTAGAATGTCTAAAAGAGCTATGTTTTTCTATGACAAATATGAAACATCTTCCGGATAGCATTTGTATGATGAAACATCTGGAAATTCTTCGACTTAAAGATTGTTGGAGTCTTGAGAAGTTACCCGAGGATCTTGGCCGATTAAAATGTTTACAAAGTCTTACTTTGTCATCTGCAAAGATTAAACGTCTTCCCGATAGCATTTGTATGTTGAAACATCTGGTTTTTCTTGAGCTTAGTGATTGTTTCTATCTTGAAACGTTACCCGAGGATCTTGGCCAACTAAAATGTTTAAAGACACTATATTTGTCGTATGCAAAGATTGAACATCTTCCTTATAGCATCTGTATGCTGAAACGTCTGAGAAAGCTCACTCTTTTACGTTGTTGTTCACTTAAGACATTACCAAAGGATCTTGGCAAATTAGAACGTTTGGCAGGGCTATATCTGTCATCCTCAATCATCAAACATCTTCCGGATACCATTTGTATGTTGAAACATCTGAAAAAACTTGTTCTTGATGATTGTTCATTACTTGAGAAATTACCGGAGGGTCTTGACCAATTAGAACGTTTAGAGCAGCTAGACCTAGGGGAGTGTAAGATTTTACAAGATATCCCAATCGGCAGCATCTGTAAGAtgaaatgtttaaaatggttAGATGTAGCAGGTACAAGCATAAGTCGTCTTCCGCGTGACATTTGTTTGTTGAAAGGCGTGTGTATTTTAGGATCGAGAgaccttcttcaatcttgtggtTTTACATCCGAGATAAAAACCATACACGACAAAGATACCTGCTTCGTAGATGTGTGA